In Arthrobacter sp. StoSoilB5, one genomic interval encodes:
- a CDS encoding response regulator — translation MTEQTESTPAAQPARRVVVAEDETLIRLDIIEILKGEGYDVVGEADNGEKAVQLAEELKPDLVLMDVKMPVMDGISAAEKIVKARIAPVVLLTAFSQKELVERARDAGAMAYVVKPFTPADLIPAIEIALSRHEEIKALENEVSDLQEQFATRKLVERAKSLLTTKMGLTEPEAFRWIQKTSMDRRLSMREVAETIINQVN, via the coding sequence GTGACCGAACAGACGGAGTCCACACCCGCAGCCCAACCGGCCCGACGCGTCGTCGTAGCCGAGGATGAGACTCTCATCCGCTTGGACATTATCGAGATCCTGAAGGGCGAAGGGTACGACGTCGTCGGCGAGGCAGACAACGGCGAGAAGGCCGTGCAGCTGGCCGAAGAACTGAAGCCGGACCTCGTCCTCATGGATGTGAAGATGCCCGTCATGGATGGCATCTCGGCGGCGGAGAAGATCGTCAAGGCCCGCATCGCCCCCGTTGTCCTGCTGACTGCTTTCAGCCAGAAGGAACTCGTGGAGCGTGCCCGTGACGCCGGCGCCATGGCCTACGTTGTGAAGCCGTTTACGCCTGCTGACCTCATCCCGGCGATCGAGATCGCGCTGTCCCGCCACGAGGAGATCAAGGCCCTCGAAAACGAGGTTTCCGACCTCCAGGAGCAGTTCGCCACCCGCAAGCTCGTAGAGCGCGCCAAGAGCCTCCTGACCACCAAGATGGGCCTGACCGAGCCGGAGGCGTTCCGCTGGATCCAGAAGACGTCCATGGACCGTCGCCTGAGCATGCGTGAGGTTGCTGAAACGATCATCAACCAGGTCAACTAG
- a CDS encoding site-specific integrase: MVVWRDPKIRKQQGITVDSAHEAETLKRLLDANGQSFEIAQQALLDNRAKIPTVGEVIQEHIDLLVRPSSGTVKTYQTMLDLHVKKVIGHVPVDKLDYRMIAYWVKSMMAKGRSPKTIKNVHGLISASMNTAEMLGYITRNPCRGVQLPSVEKAEDEMMFLTHAEFGMIMDGMGERYKDFTNFLVMTGTRFGEATALTVADIDLLGKPATARINKAWKRDGQNQFYIGPTKTGAGKRTIGLNPALVELLIPLVAGRLGGDLLFTTPKGERIVHKLYWHHYWMPAVKAAQERGLRKNPRIHDLRHTHASWLIQDGVPMFTISRRLGHASTRTTEGVYGHLMPEALQAGADATERSVSAFMR; the protein is encoded by the coding sequence ATGGTGGTCTGGCGCGACCCCAAGATCCGGAAGCAACAGGGCATCACCGTCGACTCCGCGCACGAGGCTGAAACGCTGAAACGGTTGCTCGATGCGAATGGCCAATCCTTCGAAATCGCGCAGCAAGCACTGCTGGACAACAGAGCGAAAATTCCGACTGTTGGCGAAGTGATCCAGGAACACATCGACCTGCTGGTCCGGCCGTCCAGCGGTACCGTGAAAACCTATCAGACGATGCTTGATCTCCATGTGAAAAAGGTCATCGGGCACGTCCCTGTCGACAAGCTGGATTACCGGATGATCGCCTATTGGGTGAAGTCGATGATGGCCAAAGGACGTTCACCGAAGACGATCAAGAACGTGCACGGCCTGATTTCCGCGTCAATGAACACCGCCGAGATGCTGGGGTACATCACTCGCAATCCTTGCCGTGGCGTGCAGCTGCCGAGCGTGGAGAAAGCCGAGGACGAGATGATGTTTCTCACCCATGCGGAGTTCGGAATGATCATGGACGGCATGGGGGAGCGGTACAAGGATTTCACCAACTTCCTCGTGATGACCGGGACGCGGTTCGGTGAGGCTACGGCGCTGACGGTGGCGGACATCGATTTGTTGGGCAAGCCGGCCACTGCCCGGATCAACAAAGCGTGGAAGCGTGACGGGCAGAACCAGTTCTACATCGGACCCACGAAAACGGGCGCGGGCAAGAGGACCATTGGGCTGAATCCCGCACTGGTTGAGCTGCTGATTCCGTTGGTCGCTGGTCGTCTTGGCGGCGATCTGCTGTTCACGACGCCAAAGGGGGAGCGGATTGTTCACAAGCTGTACTGGCACCACTACTGGATGCCGGCGGTCAAGGCAGCCCAAGAACGCGGCCTGCGGAAGAACCCGCGTATTCACGATCTGCGGCACACGCATGCCTCATGGCTGATTCAGGACGGTGTGCCGATGTTTACGATCTCGCGCCGGTTGGGGCACGCGTCTACGAGGACAACCGAGGGTGTTTATGGGCACCTCATGCCGGAGGCTCTGCAGGCCGGAGCGGATGCGACGGAGCGTTCGGTGTCAGCGTTTATGCGTTGA
- a CDS encoding ATP-binding protein has protein sequence MFTPLHRELGQASGDLSWDMLEKAIELEISETADLDFKQTLPFVNAQWQDEFAKDIAAQANGGGGLLIFGLAETRGRGTAREIVPVDMSEQDRLEMQRVAFSKVHPPVVGLKFHSIIDPVGLGTVVAVSIPGSVDAPHLVLRNHYFGAPVRNDASTIWMNERQIEAAYESRFAGREFRTKKLNELYADTVEDLDLRNNVWVVAVARPIMPMTRVLRIVAGEAQEVAGLGSRTARVLRETGYGLLDNLVDLVPRPGLRRWTWSYPSTNALQSGRKQARMEVHFDGSLTAALQVGGLERGWEDALHHVGATRIEAFLGDFASMMRATATKFGIQADYALRTGLAWEQPNIVYVRPQDPQMPGSFLAADLGMRRFRPVESELFLSGSFAALADSLLEHGLDVINQAGIRYPHILRTGQAVNKAIR, from the coding sequence ATGTTTACTCCTCTGCACCGCGAACTTGGCCAGGCCTCCGGTGACCTTTCTTGGGACATGCTGGAAAAGGCCATCGAGTTAGAGATATCGGAGACCGCAGACTTGGACTTCAAGCAGACGCTCCCATTCGTCAATGCGCAATGGCAGGACGAGTTCGCGAAGGATATCGCCGCCCAGGCCAACGGTGGAGGTGGGCTCCTAATTTTTGGACTGGCGGAGACCAGGGGCAGAGGTACGGCACGGGAAATTGTGCCTGTGGATATGTCCGAGCAAGATCGTTTGGAGATGCAGAGGGTGGCCTTCAGCAAAGTCCATCCACCCGTCGTCGGGCTGAAGTTCCATTCAATTATTGACCCTGTCGGCCTTGGAACTGTGGTCGCCGTTTCGATTCCAGGAAGTGTCGACGCTCCGCACCTTGTATTGAGGAACCACTACTTTGGGGCGCCCGTCAGAAATGACGCTAGCACGATATGGATGAACGAACGGCAGATTGAAGCCGCCTACGAGAGCCGGTTTGCCGGCCGAGAGTTCCGTACCAAGAAACTCAATGAACTGTATGCAGACACCGTTGAGGATCTCGATCTACGTAACAACGTCTGGGTTGTCGCCGTCGCCCGCCCAATTATGCCAATGACCCGCGTCCTGAGGATTGTTGCAGGTGAAGCGCAGGAGGTGGCTGGCCTCGGATCCCGCACGGCGCGAGTTCTCAGAGAGACGGGATATGGACTGTTGGACAACCTCGTGGACTTGGTACCTCGGCCCGGGCTGAGAAGGTGGACTTGGTCGTATCCCTCTACCAATGCACTTCAATCGGGTAGGAAGCAGGCCCGGATGGAGGTCCACTTTGACGGGTCGTTGACCGCAGCCCTCCAAGTTGGGGGCCTGGAAAGAGGGTGGGAGGACGCACTGCACCACGTAGGTGCCACTCGTATCGAAGCATTCCTTGGCGACTTTGCCAGCATGATGCGCGCAACCGCCACAAAGTTCGGAATTCAGGCGGATTACGCTCTTCGAACAGGGTTGGCATGGGAGCAACCCAACATCGTGTACGTGAGACCACAAGACCCTCAAATGCCAGGGAGTTTTTTGGCGGCGGACCTTGGAATGCGTCGCTTCCGCCCCGTTGAGTCCGAGTTGTTCCTCTCGGGCTCGTTCGCAGCTCTGGCCGATTCGCTACTGGAGCACGGCTTGGACGTCATCAACCAGGCAGGAATCCGGTACCCCCACATTCTCCGAACCGGACAAGCCGTCAATAAAGCCATTCGGTAG
- a CDS encoding tetratricopeptide repeat protein: protein MEQGATPADYWRIRRELLEDTPSPGAQSERMKRHKGHPLADSIIAAIDDSAKNALQVLDNWDTDEASELALKTSIRCQLLAASDDIDGAVRLARRALREDLQTGPAQLAADYLLQRGSNRDSALHFADLESSFEMALEVRNAIRIWRGPSYRAVATAMQAAQALGNSRRAWSLSQPPPTGEATDSEATNSQVRRLALVLAADTRPDEEVRKLLAETGDSLARLEAEALMAEHRMDRQAALDLWSKAGDLATTGSEQFRIGFQIAMHGVMPRRLDALSAGNPDVTSDLRLVAEAFREVPGQFEALRAKARKRRTLAFALHRYFELRSEFAQAASAAAAAAKQWSDAEFWHIASNAYRRAGDRNAAVDSARNALQVARPHWGKHEAVYANLIEILSEEGRWGEAADAAADLMSRNPSSSAAVWALVECQVQLGQIDEAWQTYAQFGGRPSPRNEREAVLRIELWRRNQEAGESINELFEVLDAFNDSKPVRIAATKSLLFSSAELPEPVSEQIRHRLAELLPSLEDVFVPQQVDLENPMATLDRLVADRPDTSDVDRQVEQGTFPFGVFASVHHLNYVELLASWNGVVFAGDAAAFDDEVAAARAARDCDVVVDVTALKSVSFFDTEVGNQLLGHIRGSHVPLEQFLATVQAVENLSARSTMSVGKSTEGTARVHTITEQEAERRFEQARKIHARFQDVLTQERSAGSNIPRIQVEERVFVWLTSLDLALDEPRRSLWCDDAKIRQLATAMGVASFGTSALIEAMRLDKIIGDDLATALQGILISRHYVGSGFRRDWLEAAVALDGWLARGSASFIMWAAPTKSPESQVSFVIEALTRSANEPDSVQRWVEAVSWWLIRIGGKDAYSNLVLFLQRLLDQPWLRATQLPFVLAGIRAATSSAEVADPFEAALTSHYQGIAEKAGPGIASGYVRGFVQLTNSDDRSLASRIILTN, encoded by the coding sequence TTGGAACAAGGCGCCACACCTGCGGATTATTGGAGGATTCGTCGCGAACTCTTGGAAGACACGCCATCGCCTGGCGCCCAGAGCGAAAGGATGAAGCGACACAAGGGACACCCTCTGGCCGACTCGATAATTGCGGCAATTGATGATTCTGCAAAAAATGCGCTCCAAGTCCTGGACAATTGGGATACTGACGAGGCCTCCGAGCTCGCCTTGAAGACCTCGATCCGCTGCCAATTGTTGGCAGCCAGCGATGACATTGATGGAGCAGTGCGGCTTGCACGCCGGGCCCTTCGGGAAGATCTGCAAACAGGGCCAGCCCAATTAGCGGCAGACTATCTCCTGCAACGAGGCTCCAACCGAGATTCCGCACTTCACTTCGCAGACCTTGAATCAAGTTTTGAGATGGCCTTGGAAGTTCGTAACGCGATACGCATTTGGAGGGGACCGTCCTATCGCGCCGTGGCCACGGCCATGCAGGCAGCACAAGCTCTCGGGAACAGCCGACGCGCCTGGAGCTTGTCCCAGCCGCCACCTACCGGCGAAGCTACGGACTCGGAAGCCACAAACTCTCAGGTCCGCAGACTTGCCCTAGTCTTGGCCGCGGACACCCGACCAGATGAAGAAGTCCGGAAACTCCTCGCAGAAACCGGAGACTCGCTGGCACGCTTAGAAGCCGAAGCGTTGATGGCCGAACACCGGATGGACCGGCAAGCTGCTCTGGACCTTTGGTCGAAAGCCGGCGACCTGGCCACGACTGGATCCGAGCAGTTCCGTATCGGATTCCAGATTGCCATGCACGGAGTCATGCCTCGACGCTTGGACGCGTTGTCCGCTGGCAACCCTGACGTCACCAGCGATCTTAGGTTGGTCGCCGAGGCCTTTCGCGAAGTTCCGGGCCAGTTCGAAGCCTTGCGGGCCAAAGCTAGGAAACGGCGCACGCTTGCCTTCGCTCTCCACAGATACTTCGAATTGAGATCCGAGTTCGCTCAAGCTGCAAGTGCGGCAGCCGCCGCGGCAAAGCAATGGTCGGATGCAGAGTTCTGGCACATCGCCTCGAACGCATACCGGAGAGCCGGCGACCGAAACGCAGCAGTAGACAGCGCGCGAAATGCCCTCCAAGTTGCGCGGCCTCATTGGGGCAAACACGAGGCGGTCTACGCAAACCTCATCGAAATTCTCTCGGAAGAGGGGCGCTGGGGTGAAGCAGCTGACGCCGCAGCGGACCTGATGAGCCGGAATCCGAGCAGTTCGGCTGCTGTCTGGGCGCTTGTAGAATGCCAAGTCCAATTGGGGCAGATTGATGAGGCATGGCAGACATACGCACAATTCGGCGGGCGGCCCTCGCCGCGCAATGAACGGGAAGCGGTCCTGCGCATAGAACTGTGGCGACGAAATCAGGAGGCCGGTGAATCCATCAACGAGCTTTTCGAAGTTCTTGATGCCTTCAATGACAGTAAACCTGTACGCATCGCCGCAACGAAGTCATTGCTTTTTTCTTCCGCGGAATTGCCTGAACCGGTCTCTGAACAGATTAGGCACCGGCTCGCGGAGTTGCTGCCGTCCTTAGAAGATGTCTTTGTTCCTCAGCAGGTCGATCTTGAGAATCCTATGGCAACGCTTGATCGCCTCGTAGCGGATAGGCCGGACACATCCGATGTGGACCGCCAGGTTGAGCAAGGTACCTTCCCATTTGGCGTGTTCGCCTCTGTTCACCACCTCAATTACGTTGAACTTCTCGCTAGCTGGAACGGGGTCGTCTTTGCTGGCGACGCAGCCGCTTTTGACGACGAAGTGGCCGCAGCAAGGGCTGCCCGAGATTGCGATGTGGTTGTTGACGTCACAGCGCTTAAGTCTGTCAGCTTCTTTGATACTGAAGTAGGAAATCAGTTACTCGGACATATTAGGGGGAGCCACGTGCCCTTGGAGCAGTTTCTTGCGACGGTCCAAGCCGTCGAGAACCTGTCTGCGCGTTCAACAATGTCTGTTGGAAAGTCCACCGAGGGGACTGCACGGGTCCACACGATAACGGAGCAGGAAGCCGAGCGGCGATTCGAGCAAGCTCGGAAGATACACGCACGCTTTCAAGATGTATTAACCCAGGAACGATCAGCGGGAAGCAATATCCCGAGGATCCAGGTCGAAGAGAGAGTCTTCGTTTGGCTAACATCTCTCGATCTTGCGTTGGATGAGCCCCGCAGGTCCCTGTGGTGCGACGACGCGAAGATTCGGCAGCTGGCGACCGCCATGGGAGTTGCTTCGTTCGGAACCTCAGCCCTGATCGAGGCAATGCGACTAGACAAAATCATCGGAGACGACTTGGCGACCGCTCTTCAGGGCATCCTGATCAGCCGTCACTACGTTGGCTCAGGGTTTCGTCGTGACTGGTTAGAAGCAGCCGTAGCACTCGATGGTTGGCTTGCAAGAGGCAGCGCCAGTTTCATCATGTGGGCGGCCCCAACAAAAAGCCCCGAGAGCCAGGTCAGTTTCGTAATTGAAGCTCTGACCCGATCTGCAAATGAACCCGACTCGGTACAGCGGTGGGTCGAGGCCGTGTCGTGGTGGCTTATCCGGATTGGCGGTAAGGACGCTTACTCGAACTTGGTGCTGTTCCTTCAAAGGCTTCTCGACCAGCCTTGGCTAAGAGCCACACAACTGCCATTCGTGCTAGCAGGAATCAGAGCGGCCACTAGCTCAGCCGAAGTCGCAGACCCATTTGAAGCCGCACTAACAAGTCACTACCAAGGCATCGCAGAGAAAGCGGGGCCGGGCATCGCTTCGGGATACGTACGGGGCTTTGTGCAGCTCACAAACTCGGACGACCGGTCGTTGGCGAGTCGAATCATTCTGACCAACTGA
- a CDS encoding MAB_1171c family putative transporter translates to MIQIVAAVLIWLLVVCLLPGIRKRRDHSVLTAAITISVALTLNIDQVYPGIDAYLGGRNFVDLLANISMVVGIYFLSRAIIRAATPDGRVEKRDGAGMVLLAVVIMGLAASFSAIVTQGSSTRFMVDYGDQWSAAFYSSIQFVYIGYVVSVTGVTCFRFRGDMLKPYFRTAFTFIGVGCSFAVLLVLLVLVMDVLHLQGRLDAMRAVSPIYDAAIVSAMTFLCVGLAIPPVARRVLRHRESVTEQELVSGLTKIWEKTTKKRQDVRLVRDTETINQQDRAQRLHRMLVEVQDALLVEPSLGSSLDIHDLNVLNAAENYLAGPFVRRVPVRRRKREQAI, encoded by the coding sequence ATGATTCAGATAGTTGCTGCGGTCTTGATTTGGCTCCTCGTCGTTTGCCTCCTGCCCGGAATCAGGAAACGACGCGATCACAGCGTGCTGACGGCCGCGATCACGATTTCAGTCGCACTGACGCTGAACATCGACCAGGTCTATCCAGGCATCGATGCGTACCTGGGTGGTCGCAACTTCGTTGACCTGCTGGCCAATATCTCTATGGTCGTCGGGATTTACTTTCTTTCGAGAGCGATCATCAGGGCGGCAACGCCCGACGGAAGGGTCGAGAAACGAGACGGTGCTGGCATGGTTCTCTTGGCCGTGGTGATCATGGGCCTTGCAGCCAGCTTCAGTGCCATCGTCACCCAGGGCAGTTCCACTCGTTTCATGGTGGATTACGGTGACCAGTGGTCTGCTGCCTTCTACTCATCCATCCAGTTCGTATACATCGGCTACGTGGTTAGCGTTACCGGTGTTACGTGTTTTCGATTTCGCGGCGACATGTTGAAGCCCTATTTCCGCACGGCATTTACGTTCATCGGGGTTGGCTGTAGCTTCGCGGTTCTCCTCGTATTGCTTGTACTGGTCATGGATGTTCTGCATTTGCAAGGACGCCTGGATGCTATGCGCGCGGTGTCGCCGATTTATGATGCGGCGATCGTTTCCGCCATGACCTTCCTGTGCGTAGGTCTCGCCATCCCGCCCGTGGCGCGTCGAGTTCTCCGCCATAGGGAATCCGTGACCGAGCAGGAGTTGGTTAGCGGCCTCACGAAAATCTGGGAAAAGACAACAAAGAAGCGGCAAGATGTTCGGCTCGTGCGAGACACCGAAACGATCAACCAACAGGACCGGGCTCAAAGGCTCCATCGAATGCTTGTTGAAGTACAGGACGCCCTCTTAGTCGAGCCCAGTTTGGGCAGCTCCTTGGACATCCATGACCTCAATGTCTTGAACGCTGCTGAGAACTATCTGGCGGGACCTTTCGTGCGCCGAGTTCCAGTTCGTAGACGGAAGCGGGAACAGGCGATATGA
- a CDS encoding alpha/beta fold hydrolase translates to MQHEDLEITVDNGVAPAWRFDPPARVEASGVWAIHIHGMGGKRAGTLRGIPVARRLGLTSLVVSFRNDGDAPPSYDGRYSLGQGEWRDVEAAIKYAISNGAESIVLFGWSLGAAIALQATALSQSSSRVAGMVLDAPVFDWRTTLAANAKSAGLPRPLVHLGFSILRSKTLRWVTGLAEPICLDSLDWLTRATELKKPILVLHGEKDDTTPFEASKKAASLRPDLVRLVEFDAEGHSLEWNVDPAKWERSVEEWFHGLQLAVASPEQAAAQS, encoded by the coding sequence GTGCAGCACGAAGACCTTGAGATCACAGTCGACAACGGCGTCGCCCCTGCGTGGAGGTTCGATCCGCCCGCCAGGGTCGAAGCATCCGGTGTCTGGGCCATCCACATCCACGGAATGGGTGGCAAAAGGGCTGGCACTCTTCGCGGCATACCGGTCGCAAGGCGCCTGGGACTGACGTCGCTGGTAGTCTCATTCCGCAACGACGGCGACGCCCCGCCGTCGTACGATGGCCGCTATAGCCTCGGCCAAGGCGAGTGGCGCGACGTCGAGGCCGCCATCAAGTACGCCATTTCCAATGGCGCTGAAAGCATCGTCCTTTTTGGATGGTCACTTGGCGCGGCCATCGCCCTTCAAGCAACGGCCCTATCGCAGAGTTCGTCACGAGTAGCCGGGATGGTTCTCGACGCGCCTGTCTTCGACTGGCGAACCACTCTGGCTGCGAATGCCAAGTCTGCAGGGCTGCCTCGGCCGCTCGTGCATTTGGGCTTCAGCATTCTTCGATCCAAGACCCTCCGATGGGTGACCGGCCTTGCTGAACCCATCTGTCTCGATTCTCTGGACTGGCTGACGCGAGCAACGGAACTGAAAAAGCCGATCCTCGTACTCCATGGAGAGAAGGACGATACAACACCCTTCGAAGCATCCAAGAAAGCTGCCAGTCTGAGGCCGGACTTAGTCAGATTGGTGGAGTTTGACGCTGAGGGCCACTCTCTGGAGTGGAATGTCGACCCCGCAAAGTGGGAGCGATCGGTCGAGGAGTGGTTCCATGGTCTCCAGTTGGCCGTCGCTAGTCCTGAGCAAGCGGCGGCACAGTCGTAG
- a CDS encoding helix-turn-helix transcriptional regulator, whose protein sequence is MPRITQPHDDAWSPDVEDAVATFGNRSRNEILRFLTANGPASRGDIVAAVSAGEPSVAKHLIALEQVGAIEVDVEAGRRHGRSPRYSANPARIKELLDAHLRYVLEE, encoded by the coding sequence ATGCCACGGATCACGCAGCCTCACGACGACGCCTGGTCGCCTGACGTTGAAGACGCCGTGGCGACGTTCGGGAACCGCTCCCGCAATGAGATTCTGAGATTCCTAACGGCAAATGGTCCTGCGTCCAGGGGGGACATCGTCGCAGCAGTCAGCGCCGGCGAGCCGAGCGTCGCAAAACACCTCATCGCACTTGAACAGGTCGGTGCCATTGAAGTCGATGTGGAAGCCGGACGGCGCCATGGCCGCTCTCCTCGCTATTCAGCGAATCCTGCCCGCATCAAGGAGTTACTGGACGCCCATCTTCGGTATGTCCTGGAGGAATAG
- a CDS encoding sigma factor yields the protein MSLNNEADHAKQLQSRPGTVDISLLSPPSPTLSVSVDQIMGAVEGVRRYVVSHLSHIGRSCDVDDVLQDVRVAVWDGVAKGHYRQLPGIPFEAWVQGVASNICAAHVRRELNHKALPLLLDPTGEEVSGSWGHLSALLIAQDNQETQAVIDHEWALMVLRLTREAVSDPTWRMAVDSLSAPRQYALPTPQDRRRWNAVTAVRQTAKTVSQALDVAPGSVRDIGWLCQRAVECLPSALLRAVAEGIVLPELHGAERQEAIARIAADLGVTDRYVAVQIGTARRLYQTAWRVVRRSANFV from the coding sequence ATGAGCCTGAACAACGAGGCGGATCACGCCAAACAACTTCAGTCGCGGCCAGGGACCGTGGACATCTCCCTCCTAAGTCCACCGTCGCCGACTTTGTCCGTGTCTGTCGACCAAATAATGGGAGCGGTCGAAGGGGTCAGGCGCTACGTCGTCTCGCATTTGTCACACATTGGCCGTTCGTGCGATGTAGACGATGTGCTGCAGGACGTCCGCGTAGCTGTCTGGGATGGCGTTGCAAAGGGCCATTACCGCCAGCTCCCGGGAATCCCCTTTGAAGCCTGGGTTCAGGGCGTGGCATCGAACATCTGTGCGGCTCATGTCCGACGCGAGCTCAACCACAAGGCGTTGCCTTTGTTGCTCGATCCAACCGGCGAAGAGGTTTCTGGATCGTGGGGGCATTTGTCCGCACTTCTCATCGCCCAGGACAATCAGGAAACTCAGGCAGTCATCGACCACGAATGGGCGCTGATGGTGCTGCGGCTGACTCGGGAGGCTGTGTCCGATCCGACTTGGCGGATGGCGGTGGACAGTCTCTCCGCCCCGCGTCAGTATGCGCTTCCGACGCCGCAGGACCGTCGCCGCTGGAATGCCGTTACTGCGGTCCGGCAGACCGCAAAGACGGTCAGCCAAGCACTCGACGTGGCACCCGGAAGTGTTCGCGATATCGGTTGGCTGTGTCAGCGCGCGGTTGAGTGCCTTCCGAGTGCTCTACTGCGCGCCGTTGCCGAAGGCATTGTTCTTCCGGAGCTTCACGGGGCAGAACGCCAAGAGGCGATTGCTCGGATTGCGGCGGACCTCGGAGTCACTGATCGATACGTGGCTGTGCAGATAGGCACGGCGCGGCGGCTGTACCAGACGGCATGGCGCGTGGTGCGCCGGTCCGCCAATTTCGTTTGA
- a CDS encoding C40 family peptidase — protein sequence MALALVVVASAVAVVLVEDRPTAGVVCISGGGSRDGLVDGPDDLNLAAGIGVAGLAPAQMNVAKGYVSAGKGLGLPREALVIAIMMSLQESSLRMLANSNVPESFNYPHDGVGSDHDSVGSAQQRPAAGWGSVQELMDITYNARAFYGGPSGPNHGSPRGLLDVPGWATLSKGQAAQAVQVSAFPELYARWEPQASAIVDALDGIVPTPVCKDAPAAGPDVVQAESLSQTRQDILRFTKMGVGGAYVWGGTAFRAWDCSGFVQWIYRQVGIELPRVEQWRVGQMTDSPQIGDLVVQNPQGPYNWGHVGIYAGNGMMYSALNPSVGTLLHPIDWNPGTAYFDLT from the coding sequence GTGGCGCTTGCATTAGTTGTTGTTGCAAGTGCGGTGGCGGTTGTCTTGGTTGAGGATCGTCCGACGGCGGGAGTCGTCTGCATCTCCGGCGGTGGCTCGCGTGATGGACTGGTTGATGGTCCCGATGACTTGAACTTGGCCGCTGGCATCGGAGTCGCCGGGCTGGCACCGGCCCAGATGAACGTCGCCAAGGGTTACGTCTCGGCCGGTAAGGGGCTTGGCCTGCCCCGCGAGGCGCTGGTGATCGCCATCATGATGTCGCTACAGGAGTCGAGCCTGCGGATGCTGGCCAATAGCAATGTGCCCGAGTCTTTCAACTATCCGCACGATGGCGTTGGTAGCGACCACGATTCCGTGGGCTCGGCTCAGCAACGGCCGGCCGCGGGATGGGGGAGCGTCCAGGAGTTGATGGACATCACCTACAACGCCCGAGCCTTCTATGGAGGACCGTCGGGGCCGAATCATGGAAGCCCTCGTGGGTTGCTCGATGTCCCTGGGTGGGCCACGCTGAGCAAGGGGCAGGCTGCGCAGGCTGTGCAGGTCTCGGCGTTCCCTGAACTATACGCCCGGTGGGAACCACAAGCGTCGGCTATTGTGGATGCTCTTGATGGGATCGTGCCGACTCCAGTATGTAAGGACGCCCCGGCTGCCGGCCCAGACGTTGTCCAAGCTGAAAGCCTGAGTCAGACCCGTCAGGACATTCTTCGCTTCACAAAGATGGGTGTGGGAGGGGCTTACGTCTGGGGTGGCACGGCGTTCAGAGCTTGGGATTGTTCGGGCTTTGTGCAATGGATCTACAGGCAGGTCGGAATTGAGCTGCCTCGAGTCGAGCAGTGGCGAGTCGGCCAGATGACGGATAGCCCTCAAATTGGCGACCTGGTAGTTCAGAACCCTCAAGGGCCCTACAACTGGGGACACGTCGGGATTTACGCAGGCAACGGAATGATGTACAGCGCCCTCAATCCGTCTGTAGGGACGTTGCTGCACCCAATCGACTGGAATCCAGGTACGGCCTACTTTGATCTGACTTAG